Below is a genomic region from Spirosoma radiotolerans.
CCCGAAATGCTGACGCTAAAGATGGTTTACGGATCCCGAGCTGGCCTGAAAGATCCCCATTCTATTCTGCTTTCAGCCTCAACGGCCAACGCCCTTTTTGGGGATACAGATCCGGTGAATCAGGCTATTAAAATCAATAATAAGCTTGATGTAAAGGTTACGGGGGTGTACGAGGATCTACCCCTGAATACACAGTTCAATCAAATTAAGTTTTTGGCTCCGTTTGACTTATGGGTGGCTGACAATCCCTGGATCAGAGAGCAGGCCATGACCGATTGGCAAAACCATTTTCTCAAAATTTACGCGGAGATAGCCCCCAATACCGATTTCGAAACCGTCTCGGCCACCGTCAAAAATGCCGAGATGAAAAATCTGGTAAACTTCCCAAAGGAAGCTAAACGCAAGGCTGAGGTCTTTCTGCTGCCCATGAGTGACTGGCATTTGCACAACTATAAACGAGGGGTTGTCGATACCGGGCCCATGCAACAAATTCGCCTGATTGGTACGATTGGCGCTTTTGTCTTGCTGTTGGCCTGCATCAACTTCATGAATTTAAGTACCGCCCGTTCGGAAAAACGGGCCAAAGAAGTCGGTGTTCGGAAATCGATGGGTTCGGTACGTCGTCAGTTGGTGAATCAGTTTTTTAGTGAGTCCTATTTGGTCGTTATGCTAGCCTTTGTGCTGGCGCTGGTTTTAGTCATGCTTTCGTTGCCGTGGTTCAATGATGTGTCGGCCAAGCAAATCGCTGTTCCCTGGCTGAATCACTGGTTCTGGCTGGCAAGTGTTGGGTTTATTGGCCTAACGGGGCTTCTGGCAGGTAGCTATCCTGCCCTGTATCTGTCTTCTTTTCAGGCGGTTAACGTCTTGAAGGGCACCTTTCGGGTAGGCCGTTTCGCGTCGATGCCCCGAAAAATTTTGGTGGTCGTGCAGTTCACGGTTTCCGTCGTGCTGATTGTCGGAACGATCATTGTCTATCGACAGATTCAATTTGCCAAAAACCGTCCGGTTGGCTACACGCGTGATGGCCTGTTGTTGGTGGCCATGAAATCCGGAGATTTTTATGGAAAGCATGACTTGCTGAGAAGCCAACTCCAACAAACCGGGGTTGTGTCAGACATGGCCGAGTCGACGGGAAAAGTGACTGAAGTATGGTCGGGAAATGGTGGATTTACCTGGAATGGAAAAGATCCTACGTTCAACGATAGTTTTGGTACGTTGGTGGTAAGCCCCGAATTTGGAAAAACGGTAGGTTGGCAGTTTTTGAAAGGACGCGATTTCTCCCGACAATTTGTGTCGGATTCATCAGGTATAGTGATCAACGAAGCTGCCGCCCACTACATGGGATTAAAGAATCCGATTGGCGAAGCGATTAGCTGGAAATTTCAGGAACAGCCACTGAAGAATTATACGATTTTAGGCGTCATCAAAAATATGGTGATGGAGTCGCCCTACGACCCAATCTTTCCTACAATTTTCATGATTAGAGGTCATACTGGTACCAATTATATCCATGTTAAAATCAATCCGGCTGTCAGTGTTCGTGAGGCCTTACCCAAAATTGAAGCGGTATTTAAAAAGCTTATTCCAACTGCCCCCTTTGAATACAAATTTGCCGATCAGGAGTACGCCCGAAAATTTGCGGCCGAAGAACGTATCGGCAATTTAGCTGCCATCGCTGCCGTTCTGGCTATCTTCATCTCCTGCCTTGGCCTATTCGGGTTGGCTTCATTCATGGCTGAGCAGCGCACCAAAGAGATTGGCATCCGTAAAGTATTAGGTGCCAGCGTGTCGAACCTGTGGGCCCTGCTTTCCAAAGACTTTGTCAAGCTGGTTATCATCGCCTTCGGCATTGCCACGCCCATTTCGTACTATTTCCTTAATGACTGGCTTCAAAAATATACCTATCGCACCGAGCTATCGTGGTGGATTTTTGCCCTGTCAGGAGCAGGTGCGTTGATGATTACCCTGCTCACGGTGAGCTTCCAGAGTATCAAAGCCGCGCTGATGGACCCTGTAAAGAGTTTACGGAGCGAGTAAGGTGAAGGCATTCCGTTTTTAAACGCATCGATTCAATTTCGATGCGTTTTTCTTTTCTAACTCACAAAATACCCGCACGAGCAGTCCCACGTTTTCCCAAGCCAACTATACTTTCTACATGAGGTCATTTCTAACTTTGACCAGCTCAACTGCCTGGCGGCCCGTTTCACTAATCAACCGAGCCGACGAGCCGTATCCTATTCTGAATCCATAGAGGCATATATAACCGGCCAGGCAGGGCCAAAACTTTACAAATGTGTGACCCTTCCGTTTGTAAAATTGATGGGGTATTGATTCCAATAAATACCGTCTATATGGAAAAATGATTCGTGCCAACAATCCTAAAATTATTGTATTGTTAAGAATAGTAGGTTTATAAGATCATCCTGTTTTAATTCTAGCTTAAATACAATTGGATGTTTTGATTAGTTTGTCCATGAAAAGGCTTATATAAATGAGCATTAACGTGTTATGAGCTATATAACACGTTCATTCTATATCCCAAATTGATGAACATACTCATTCGGCAAGAAACGCCAGCCGACTACAAAGCGGTTTCAAACTTGATTCAGGAGGCCTATCGTCAGGTGGCTTATAGTGACAAAAAAGAACAGCTGATGGTGGACCGATTGCGAAAATCGACTGCGTTTATACCTCAGCTTTCACTGGTGGCCCAATTGGATACCCATGAGTTGGTGGGCCATATTATGCTCACTAAACTGCACATTCAAGACGGGCATCAACAATACCCAGGATTGGCTTTAGCTCCTTTATCCATTCCTCCAGCCTTTCAGCATCAAGGCATCGGTAGTCAATTAATTCGAGCCAGTCACAAAATTGCTAAAGCTCAAGGCTACAGGTATAGCGTGGTCCTGGGACATGCCACTTATTATCCTAAGTTTGGCTACGAACGACTCAGTCAGTATCCGATTGAACTTCCGATTCGGGTAGCAGATGAAAACAGCATGATTAGGGCTTTAGCCGAAAACGGATTAGAAGGCGTGAAGGGACAGGTTGTTTATGCGAGCGAATTTTTTAGTTAGCCGTTGTCCCAACGCTAAGGTTTATTACGAATCCATTTAAGCCGTTGAATAGGAAGGGTGTCAGTTTAATCCCTCTTTTTTCTGTTACTCCTTGAATTTTTCTTTATCTGCCAACCTGGCAGCTTCTAGGCGGTAAACTCAATTTCCATTTCCATTACTTTTGTCACAAGTCAAGAACGCTCGTTGTAGCCTTGTGACAAAACTATTTTTTGTATACCATTTATAGTTTATAGGTGAATGCGTGGCTTACTACCAGGTGCCAACGCAAAAGCAGGGGAGAAGTGGGTTGGGATTCGATGCTCAGAAAGCAGGGATCGAAGCGTTTTGTGGCCAGCAGTTAATTGGAACATTTATAGAAATTGAATCGGGCGGTAAGACCAGCCGGAAAGAGCTGGCCAAAGCCATTGAACTATGTCAGAAAGAAAATGCCAAGCTGATTGCCTACCGGCTTGACCGGGTGCTATGGAATCTGGAAATTCTGGTCGCCTTACGATTAAACAAAGTCCTGTTTACCGCTCTGGATTGTCTCAATGATTCGGACATGATCATTAACATCAAAGCCGCCCTGGCTGAGGACGAGTTGCGCAAGATTTCCGAGCGGACTCGAGCTGCATTGCACCAAAAGAAGGCACGTGGCTTTACGTTAGGTAAAACTGAAAATTTTTGTGACGAAGGCCGCCGAAAAGGAACGGCCGTTGGAAAAGAAGCTGCCAGAATTCACCCCGCTAATCAGCAAGCTGTCGAATTGATTCGGCCTCTACCAGCGCGATAAACTAACGATGCGAGCGATTGCGGAACGACTCAATAAAACAGGCTTTCGGACTCGAACCGGCAAGTTGTTTCGAGCGGAATCGGTACGCCGTTTAATGAAGGAAGGGGTAGGGCTTGAATGATGCCGGGTTTTAGGTCTACCAACCAAAACGGCCAACTCGTATAGGAGTTAGCCGGGTAAATCATGTGTGAAACAGGGAGCCGGATTAGCTTGCCAAGCTAGTTCCGCTTCTCGCGCTTCATATAGGTAGAGGCACCGGTGCCTCGTCGGGCTCCCATTTTATGCAGCTGTTGGGCATCAGCTTGTGATACAATCTGTAGGGCAGAATATTCTGTTTTACCCGTAATCAACGGAAAGCCCGCTACTCGCTGCGCTTGTGAACAATGAACACAGGTTTTGGCACTTGGCAGGGCTTTTAGCCGGGCTTCGGGAATCAAATTACCGCACTTACTACAGTACATAGAATGGGTATCTAGTTGCTAGTAATATAACCTTAAATCGAACCCGAAAGTGCCCTGACGGCGATAAAGAAGGAGATTATTTATTTTCCTAAATGACTTGTATATAGGCTATTATCTTGGCAGAGAGCTTGCTCATTTAAAACGTTTGTGTTGCGTAGTAACTGGTTTAATGCAGCTGTAAACGCTGGCATTTTCTGAGCCAATTGAAGGGGCAGTTTTCCAACCAGAGGCTGCTTCCTTGGGCCCAAGGTCGATGCATCCGATGCCTGGCTTTTCGCTGACGATTCGCTTCTGGCAGGGTAAAATGGCAACCCCTATCGGGTAGGCAGGATGAAAATTTATCCAACGCACCTGCCTGGAGAAGGCCATACAACTACACTAGCCGGAGGAAGTAGCCTATTTCAATCAAGCTGTAATCGGCTTTGTCAGCCCATCAGGATCGCGTCTGCATCGGTAAGAACGAGTTACCGGGCAAACTTGACCAGGTTCTGAAAGATCAGTTGACCCCAGCTTTTTCCGTGCGCCTGTACCAGCAGTGCGCCCTCCGAAAGCCCGCTCAGATTGATGGGGGCAAAACCCAGCCGTTCCGCCAGCGCACCAATCTGGGCGACTGCGCCCGCATCGTCGCTGGCCAGGAACACGACTCGCCTACCGCCCTGTACGGCCGGATCCTGGGCAAGAATCGCAGCGACCAGATGGTTGAAGGCCTTGACCAGTTTTCCGCCCCTGAAGGCCTGGGCAACGACCCTGGCCGACAGGGCCGAAGCCTATAATAGCGTAGCTTGTGCTACGTGGTTGTCTGATTGACTCATGATAAACCGATTAATGAATGATTGTGATACGGGTTACTAGTCGCGTCGACGCAGGGGAGTTACTTCGCCAAATAGGTCATACCGCCATCAACCAGCAGTTCGGTACCCAGCATAAACGAAGAGTCGTCTGAAGCCAGGAAAACCGCCGTTTTGCCAATGTCAGCGGGTTGACCGATTCGGCCGATCGGCATGGTACCGGCGAAATGCTGTTTTACGGCGTCGATTTGCTCGGCCGGGACAAACTTGTCAAAGGCGGGCGTATTCGTTGTACCCGGTGTGATGACGTTGGCTCTGATTTTCCGATCCAGAAGGTCATTCGAAAAGGCTTTTGCCAGATAGATCACGGCTGCTTTGGCAGCGCCATAAAGCCCAAAGGAGGCATGTGCCCGATGGGCGGCATTCGATCCGATCAGAATAATCGATCCGCCGTCATTCATATAGGGCAGGGCTTTCTGAACCGTGAAGTAGACGCTTTTCAGATTCAGCGCCATTGTCTGGTCATACTCAGCTTCGCCCGTATCGGCCACTGTACCGGTCGTTCCACCACCCGCATTGGCCACCACTACATCAATCCGCCCATATTTTTCGGCGGTTTCCCTGAACACTCGCTCCAGGTCGGCCAGATTAGTTACGTCGGCATTGAGGGCGATAAACTCATCGCCAAGCTGAGCGACAGCACTCGCTAAGGTTTTGGGATTTCTGCCGACAATCGTACCTACCGCACCTTCCTGTTTAAACTCTTTGGCGATGCCTAATCCAATGCCACTATTACCACCCGTAATGACGGCTACTTTGTTGCTTAACGTATTCATTTATTGGTTCCTTCTAAATTGTTTCACAAAGGAACCACTGATAGTTTATTTTAGAAACTATTGGAGATTCATACTGGTTACCGTAGGGTAACTACAAGTTTTGTCGATGAAAGACGAGCGGTTTTGCAATTCGAATTGCCCCTTCACGAGAGCGATTGGCACGATTGGCAACAAATGGAAGCCAATTATCATCAATGTTATTGGCACTCGTACCATTCGTTTTGGCCAGTTGGATGCCATTGTACCCCATATCTCCAGGAAAGTGCTGGCTGAACAGCTGAAAGAGCTGGAAGAAGATGGCTTATTGGAACGATTGGCCTATAAAGAACTCCCGCCCAGGGTAGACTACAAGCTGTCAGAAAAAGGCCTGGCCTTTTTGCCTATTCTAGAAAGTATAAAAGAATGGAATATGAAGTATGAAGTAGCTCTAATCCCACACCGAGATTGATAACTAATGGGGTAAACTTCCTACGGACTGCTTACTATGAAAAGACTGGCACTAGCCTGACAGTGGGTTGCGGGTATGTTTCACCCGCCTTTTTTAACGCCCCATTTAAGGAGCAAA
It encodes:
- a CDS encoding recombinase family protein, whose product is MAYYQVPTQKQGRSGLGFDAQKAGIEAFCGQQLIGTFIEIESGGKTSRKELAKAIELCQKENAKLIAYRLDRVLWNLEILVALRLNKVLFTALDCLNDSDMIINIKAALAEDELRKISERTRAALHQKKARGFTLGKTENFCDEGRRKGTAVGKEAARIHPANQQAVELIRPLPAR
- a CDS encoding winged helix-turn-helix transcriptional regulator; amino-acid sequence: MKDERFCNSNCPFTRAIGTIGNKWKPIIINVIGTRTIRFGQLDAIVPHISRKVLAEQLKELEEDGLLERLAYKELPPRVDYKLSEKGLAFLPILESIKEWNMKYEVALIPHRD
- a CDS encoding ABC transporter permease, producing MNTSRLPEPKPQPPRWAQQLLRRLHPTETLEEVEGDLDELYVYWYRKAGKTQATLRYLLNVVSVLPPFVRRRERKSSEFPTPTNTTMIRNYLKIAFRNLVKNKAYSFINIGGLAVGMAVAMLIGLWIYDELSFNTYHEHYSRIAQVRSFEYGEQGVGVNSSLQYPLLLELKNNYKAHFKHIVAASWDVDNVLSTPGKQLSRNGLFMEADAPEMLTLKMVYGSRAGLKDPHSILLSASTANALFGDTDPVNQAIKINNKLDVKVTGVYEDLPLNTQFNQIKFLAPFDLWVADNPWIREQAMTDWQNHFLKIYAEIAPNTDFETVSATVKNAEMKNLVNFPKEAKRKAEVFLLPMSDWHLHNYKRGVVDTGPMQQIRLIGTIGAFVLLLACINFMNLSTARSEKRAKEVGVRKSMGSVRRQLVNQFFSESYLVVMLAFVLALVLVMLSLPWFNDVSAKQIAVPWLNHWFWLASVGFIGLTGLLAGSYPALYLSSFQAVNVLKGTFRVGRFASMPRKILVVVQFTVSVVLIVGTIIVYRQIQFAKNRPVGYTRDGLLLVAMKSGDFYGKHDLLRSQLQQTGVVSDMAESTGKVTEVWSGNGGFTWNGKDPTFNDSFGTLVVSPEFGKTVGWQFLKGRDFSRQFVSDSSGIVINEAAAHYMGLKNPIGEAISWKFQEQPLKNYTILGVIKNMVMESPYDPIFPTIFMIRGHTGTNYIHVKINPAVSVREALPKIEAVFKKLIPTAPFEYKFADQEYARKFAAEERIGNLAAIAAVLAIFISCLGLFGLASFMAEQRTKEIGIRKVLGASVSNLWALLSKDFVKLVIIAFGIATPISYYFLNDWLQKYTYRTELSWWIFALSGAGALMITLLTVSFQSIKAALMDPVKSLRSE
- a CDS encoding GNAT family N-acetyltransferase yields the protein MNILIRQETPADYKAVSNLIQEAYRQVAYSDKKEQLMVDRLRKSTAFIPQLSLVAQLDTHELVGHIMLTKLHIQDGHQQYPGLALAPLSIPPAFQHQGIGSQLIRASHKIAKAQGYRYSVVLGHATYYPKFGYERLSQYPIELPIRVADENSMIRALAENGLEGVKGQVVYASEFFS
- a CDS encoding TraR/DksA family transcriptional regulator; protein product: MYCSKCGNLIPEARLKALPSAKTCVHCSQAQRVAGFPLITGKTEYSALQIVSQADAQQLHKMGARRGTGASTYMKREKRN
- a CDS encoding SDR family NAD(P)-dependent oxidoreductase, producing the protein MNTLSNKVAVITGGNSGIGLGIAKEFKQEGAVGTIVGRNPKTLASAVAQLGDEFIALNADVTNLADLERVFRETAEKYGRIDVVVANAGGGTTGTVADTGEAEYDQTMALNLKSVYFTVQKALPYMNDGGSIILIGSNAAHRAHASFGLYGAAKAAVIYLAKAFSNDLLDRKIRANVITPGTTNTPAFDKFVPAEQIDAVKQHFAGTMPIGRIGQPADIGKTAVFLASDDSSFMLGTELLVDGGMTYLAK